AATTAATGGACCCTTTAGCTATATAGGTATGATGAGACCTTGAGTCCTTGACCTTTCATCCCTATCAAGTGTTCTAAGAATTTCTCTCAAATTTTTTAGATGTAAGGTACTCCAAAGTATTTGATAGTTTTTTCTAtagaatttttttctaaaagatttACCCAATTTATAGTGCAACTAAacactatttaatttttttatctatgatATAATTACGGCGGTATATTACAAGAAATTTTATCAAAGAATTTGACTATGATATTAGGAGGTcgataataaaatttgattttgttatcaATAAAGTTGAGTTTAAAGTAAGATGTTACTGATCACAATTCAAACTACGATAAAGAAATATGTTTAATATGCAATAGAATCTCAAACATAATTGAATTACCttatgtgaatttttttgagaaaaaaaaaaatggatgcAGTTTCAATTTTTACTCTTCATCAAAGAGATGCATATTTTATAGTTGTATATCaccatttgtttttattttatttgaaagaaaactttaagtttgaatttttttttttttttatataatctgaatattttttataaatattttgtactctttaatttgaaatgatacttttaacttattattttaaGTGTTTAATTTCTATCTATATCAACTtgttagaataaaaatattttaaataaaaaccttttggatgtattgaattgagattttaaaatactattGGTTACAAtcaagatttttaaaaactttttaataGATTTGTAACCCTCTAAAATattctataaatttataatattaaatgacaaaatataataaatatattataaaatttaaataaataaaaataaaattgatacagtttttaaaatttttcgaCAATAAAATAGTTTCTAGTTATTATCACAATACATTtaaatgcattaaaaatataaattatttaattattttaaaaataaatattatttaatttttttattttttatttttcttatttatatgTGTATAAGAAGTAAAATAACTTACCCCCCGTAGACTACAAGACAttgaactttttctttttaaaagcaAAATATAGATAAATCACCCAAACCACAAGAAAAAGTCTAAGAgaaaaagctttaaaaaaaaaaggacatttGTCAGAAACAATAACTACTTAACGAAGAAGGAaactattagaaaaaaaaaacttccaaataaaaaaaaaagcaacataactcaatttataaattgttttttctataaataaattagactcaaatataaaagtaaaatgtcTTATCCGTTGAACAGTAAATCGTAAATCGTGTTATTACAACCGATCAATTCATTTTGTTAAAAAGAAAGATCCTATGTTATCAATTTAAGGTTCTAGGAggtgaaaaattattttaaaaaaaaactataaaaatctATGAATTCTACCCTACAAATATGCGTTAAAGAGCTATCAATTCAGCATTTGAGTCACCATGAAAACACCCATTGTTAACCGTTTCTCTTCCTCTTTTACAAACATTGGTTCAGCATCATCATGGTTCGAGATTTATGCAGCCTTCTCAACATTCATGATGCTTTTAAGAACCGCAATCAACGATCTCATACCCTTAGGACTTAGAACTTTCATAATCTCAAAGCTTAAATATTTCTTCTCAGATTATCATCCCAACAACAACACGGTCTCACTTCAAATCCATCAGTTTTGGGATGGAAATGCAAACCATCTCTTCAATGCAGCCAAAGAGTATCTCCCAACAAAAATCTCCCACACTTATAAATCCCTCAAAGTTGGAAAATtatccaaaaacaaaaacattcttTTTGCTTTTGATGGAAAGCAAGTTGTGGTTGATGAATTTGAAGGCATAAAACTTAAATGGAAGATTATTGAAGACTCAGAAGTTGATGATTTTGACAATCCCAAAGAGAAAGCATTTAATAGGCGTAGGTTAAAAAGATATTATGAGGAGGATGGACTTATGCTAAGTTTTGATGAGAAGCATAGAGACAAAGTTATGAATGAATATATTCCCTATGTTTTAAGCGTTTATGAGAATATAAAAGCAGGACAAAGGACACTTAAGATTCATTCTATGCAAACTGGACCTTGGCAATCAAGTGATTTAACACATCCAGCTTCTTTTGAATCACTTGCTTTAGATCCTGATTTAAAAAAGGTTATAATTGATGATTTGGATAGGTTTTTGAGGAGAAAAGAGCTTTATAAGAAAGTTGGTAAGCCTTGGAAACGTGGTTATTTATTGTATGGACCTCCAGGGACAGGAAAATCTAGTCTTATTGCTGCTATGGCTAAATACTTGAAATTTGATGTCTATGATTTGGAGTTAAGTGCTATTTATTCTAATTCCGAACTTATGAGAGCTATGAGGGAGACATCTAACAGTTCTATTATTGTCATTGAAGATATTGATTGCAACACTGAGGTACTACATCGATCAAAACAAGATAAGTTTTTGGATAAGGATCAGTTGGACCCTGTCTTAGACCTTAAGGTTTGTTCTCTTCTTCTCTCTACCACTCATTCAAATATTCTATCTTCAATACActttcatctttttttatttaaagtattCGTCAAATTAACCGCatgtcttaaaatataaatataaattgattaaagaaaattatatataatccaaattttgaattaaatattaattttatttgactaacttttttttgtattttgaagAAAGCTCACAATTTCCATTACAAAAACGTCTATtcacttgtttaatattatgtaaaatatatatgaaatgtttataaatatgcaagtaattaattaattacctttctttctttcttaaaATTATGGAATAGGGGA
This region of Cicer arietinum cultivar CDC Frontier isolate Library 1 chromosome 8, Cicar.CDCFrontier_v2.0, whole genome shotgun sequence genomic DNA includes:
- the LOC101512048 gene encoding AAA-ATPase At3g50940; translated protein: MKTPIVNRFSSSFTNIGSASSWFEIYAAFSTFMMLLRTAINDLIPLGLRTFIISKLKYFFSDYHPNNNTVSLQIHQFWDGNANHLFNAAKEYLPTKISHTYKSLKVGKLSKNKNILFAFDGKQVVVDEFEGIKLKWKIIEDSEVDDFDNPKEKAFNRRRLKRYYEEDGLMLSFDEKHRDKVMNEYIPYVLSVYENIKAGQRTLKIHSMQTGPWQSSDLTHPASFESLALDPDLKKVIIDDLDRFLRRKELYKKVGKPWKRGYLLYGPPGTGKSSLIAAMAKYLKFDVYDLELSAIYSNSELMRAMRETSNSSIIVIEDIDCNTEVLHRSKQDKFLDKDQLDPVLDLKGTKKVPKRFTMSGLLNYMDGLWSSYGDERIVIFTTNHRDKIDPALLRPGRMDMHIHLSFLKAKAFRTLAYNYLDIEGNHHHPLFDQIEELLEKVEVTPAVVAEYLLRSEDPDVALQGLIQFLQETDVSKEIMTVAT